One Pseudomonas entomophila genomic window carries:
- a CDS encoding UDP-glucose dehydrogenase family protein: MKVTVFGTGYVGLTQAVCLAQVGHSVMCMDVDAERVAALSQGHCPIFEPGLAPLLEKNLACGRLSFTTDARRASNHAELLFIAVGTPPLADGSADLRHVFAVVDSIVAHADGSRVIVNKSTSPVGTVDRIKAHIDQCVADNRDFQVLSNPEFLKEGSAVDDFMRPERIIIGGAGPAQVELLRELYLPFSRNREKLMVMDARSAELTKYAANCMLATKISFINEIANLAEHVGADIEMVRRGIGSDPRIGYDFIYPGCGFGGSCFPKDLQALRKCAEAEGFEPHLLRAVESVNERQKNRLFDKIARHYPEGVQGKVFALWGLAFKPNTNDIREASSRVLIEALWAAGARIQAHDPQAMAEIQRHYGERADLRLVHCKDDALEGADALVIVTEWQDYRVLNLDQVPHLLADRVVFDGRNLFEPEHMAAAGLTYYGIGRGQVQPPCPY; the protein is encoded by the coding sequence ATGAAGGTGACGGTTTTCGGTACCGGTTATGTTGGCCTCACCCAGGCGGTCTGCCTGGCCCAGGTCGGGCACTCGGTCATGTGCATGGATGTCGACGCCGAGCGCGTAGCGGCCCTGAGCCAGGGGCATTGCCCGATCTTCGAGCCGGGTCTTGCGCCCCTGCTGGAAAAGAACCTGGCCTGCGGCCGGCTGAGCTTCACCACCGATGCCAGGCGCGCCAGCAACCATGCCGAGCTGCTGTTCATCGCCGTCGGCACCCCGCCACTGGCCGATGGCAGCGCCGACCTGCGCCATGTGTTCGCGGTGGTCGACAGCATCGTGGCGCACGCCGACGGTTCCAGGGTCATCGTCAACAAGTCCACCTCGCCGGTGGGTACGGTGGACCGCATCAAGGCCCATATCGACCAGTGCGTGGCCGACAACCGCGACTTCCAGGTGCTCAGCAACCCAGAGTTCCTCAAGGAAGGCTCGGCCGTCGATGACTTCATGCGCCCCGAGCGCATCATCATCGGCGGCGCCGGGCCGGCGCAGGTCGAGCTGCTACGCGAGCTCTACCTGCCGTTCAGCCGCAACCGCGAAAAGCTCATGGTCATGGACGCGCGCAGCGCCGAGCTGACCAAGTACGCCGCCAACTGCATGCTGGCAACGAAGATCTCCTTCATCAACGAAATCGCCAACCTGGCCGAGCATGTGGGCGCCGATATCGAGATGGTGCGCCGTGGCATCGGCTCGGACCCGCGCATCGGCTACGACTTCATCTACCCCGGCTGTGGCTTTGGTGGCTCGTGCTTCCCCAAGGACCTGCAGGCCCTGCGCAAGTGCGCCGAGGCCGAAGGTTTCGAGCCGCACCTGCTGCGCGCGGTGGAGTCGGTCAACGAACGGCAGAAGAACCGCCTGTTCGACAAGATCGCCCGGCACTACCCCGAGGGTGTGCAAGGCAAGGTCTTCGCGCTCTGGGGCCTGGCCTTCAAGCCCAACACCAATGACATCCGCGAGGCCTCCAGCCGGGTGCTGATCGAAGCCTTGTGGGCTGCGGGCGCGAGAATCCAGGCTCACGACCCCCAGGCCATGGCGGAAATCCAGCGGCACTACGGCGAGCGCGCCGACCTGCGCCTGGTGCACTGCAAGGACGACGCGCTGGAGGGTGCCGACGCCCTGGTGATCGTGACCGAGTGGCAGGACTACCGGGTGCTCAACCTGGACCAGGTGCCGCATCTGCTGGCCGACCGGGTGGTGTTCGACGGTCGCAACCTGTTCGAGCCCGAGCACATGGCCGCCGCGGGCCTCACATACTACGGCATCGGCCGTGGCCAGGTGCAGCCGCCATGCCCGTACTGA
- a CDS encoding lipid-A-disaccharide synthase N-terminal domain-containing protein, which produces MTRETLWLIIGFAGQAVFTGRFVLQWLYSEFKRRSVIPVGFWYLSMLGSALLLIYAIYRQDPVFILGQAFGILVYLRNLQLIARYKEQKE; this is translated from the coding sequence ATGACCCGGGAAACCCTCTGGCTGATCATCGGCTTCGCCGGCCAGGCCGTGTTCACCGGCCGCTTCGTGCTGCAGTGGCTGTACAGCGAGTTCAAGCGCCGCAGCGTGATCCCGGTGGGCTTCTGGTACCTGAGCATGCTGGGTAGCGCGCTGCTGCTGATCTACGCCATCTACCGCCAGGACCCGGTGTTCATCCTCGGCCAGGCCTTCGGCATCCTCGTCTACCTGCGCAACCTGCAACTGATCGCCCGCTATAAAGAGCAGAAGGAATAG
- a CDS encoding glycosyltransferase family 2 protein, giving the protein MTEPLELSVLIPAKNEVDNLPSLLAEIRTALANERYEVLVVDDGSSDQTLAMLQQLKNQGFQQLRILRHERSLGQSTSIWHAAQAARGRWLATLDGDGQNDPADIPGMLALVRGNEDVKLVAGHRVNRRDTASKRWASRFANGLRSRLLKDATPDTGCGLKLIERAAFVGLPYFDHMHRFIPALILRHNGRMLVHPVNHRPRHAGISKYGNLDRALVGILDLFGVWWLIRRTRLDACPQELEG; this is encoded by the coding sequence ATGACCGAACCCCTTGAGCTGTCGGTGCTGATACCGGCCAAGAACGAGGTCGACAACCTGCCCTCGCTGCTGGCGGAAATCCGCACTGCACTGGCGAATGAGCGCTATGAAGTGCTGGTGGTCGACGACGGCAGCAGCGACCAGACCCTGGCCATGCTGCAACAGTTGAAGAACCAGGGTTTCCAGCAGTTGCGCATCTTGCGCCACGAGCGCTCGCTGGGCCAGAGCACCTCGATCTGGCATGCCGCCCAGGCCGCTCGTGGGCGCTGGCTGGCGACCCTGGATGGCGATGGGCAGAACGACCCGGCGGACATCCCCGGCATGCTCGCGCTGGTACGTGGCAACGAGGACGTCAAGCTGGTGGCCGGGCACCGGGTCAACCGCCGCGACACGGCCAGCAAGCGCTGGGCCTCGCGCTTCGCCAACGGCCTGCGCAGCCGCCTGCTGAAAGACGCCACCCCCGACACCGGCTGCGGCCTCAAGCTGATCGAGCGCGCGGCCTTCGTCGGCCTGCCCTACTTCGATCACATGCACCGCTTCATCCCGGCGCTGATCCTGCGCCACAACGGCCGCATGCTGGTGCACCCGGTCAACCACCGGCCACGCCACGCGGGGATCTCCAAGTACGGCAACCTCGACCGCGCACTGGTCGGCATTCTCGACCTGTTCGGGGTCTGGTGGCTGATCCGCCGCACCCGCCTGGACGCCTGCCCACAGGAGCTCGAAGGATGA
- a CDS encoding ArnT family glycosyltransferase yields MRFGSAFLCLLFGWATLSIISVWARPLLPIDETRYAQVAWEMHLSGDWLVPRIHGEPYSHKPPLLFWLINLGWSVLGEHPWVARLVGALITLADLLLLGALARRLWPGDARAAALAPWVFYASLLVLALSTTLMFDLLMTCAVLIGVLGLLDTVQRDRGWLLFALATALGLLAKGPALLLYLLPVTLASPWWLARAPAAGWARWHGYLLLSLAVGIALALCWAIPAVARGGEAYRDMLLWGQTAGRMANAFAHERPWWWYLPLLPLLLLPWALWPHLWRALHRLLRQAAAAERLCLVWLLAGVLGFSAISGKQVHYLLPLMPAWALLVARALSQLPAPRPGLASCMLVLAPWLLAGSALAIGPLLGSAVKVPGWLRELSPWAGAALVAATLAWLVPLRRRPGALSLAALPLMFLILLHGLVIKAIAPHFALLPLTDHLEAAQRQGKAIALAAQFRDQYPFSRPMPQVMTLLREGEEIAWARANPQGLLVINHKRISAEQLQAAQRYQPIRSGYSVIWSAQTLLDTPGLLDSELPLNALNIAD; encoded by the coding sequence GTGCGCTTTGGATCGGCATTCCTTTGCCTGTTGTTCGGCTGGGCAACGCTCAGCATCATCTCTGTCTGGGCGCGGCCCCTGCTGCCCATCGATGAAACCCGCTATGCACAGGTCGCCTGGGAAATGCACCTGAGCGGTGACTGGCTGGTGCCACGGATCCACGGTGAGCCGTACAGCCACAAGCCCCCCCTGCTCTTCTGGCTGATCAACCTGGGTTGGAGCGTGCTCGGCGAGCACCCCTGGGTGGCCAGGTTGGTGGGCGCGCTGATCACCCTGGCCGACCTGCTGTTGCTGGGTGCCCTGGCCCGCCGGCTGTGGCCCGGCGATGCCCGGGCCGCGGCGCTGGCACCTTGGGTGTTCTATGCCAGCCTGCTGGTGTTGGCCCTGAGCACGACGCTGATGTTCGACCTGCTGATGACCTGCGCGGTATTGATCGGCGTGCTGGGCCTGCTCGACACCGTGCAGCGTGATCGTGGCTGGCTGCTGTTCGCCCTGGCCACGGCCCTGGGCCTGCTGGCCAAGGGGCCGGCGCTGCTGCTGTACCTGCTTCCCGTCACCCTGGCCAGCCCCTGGTGGCTGGCCAGGGCCCCCGCCGCAGGCTGGGCGCGCTGGCACGGCTACCTGCTGCTGAGCCTGGCAGTGGGCATTGCCCTGGCCCTGTGCTGGGCGATTCCCGCGGTGGCCCGCGGGGGTGAGGCCTACCGCGACATGCTGCTGTGGGGGCAGACCGCCGGGCGAATGGCCAACGCCTTCGCCCACGAGCGCCCCTGGTGGTGGTACCTGCCCCTGTTACCGCTGTTGCTGCTGCCCTGGGCGCTTTGGCCGCACCTGTGGCGCGCCCTGCACAGGTTGTTGCGCCAGGCCGCGGCCGCCGAACGCCTGTGCCTGGTCTGGCTGCTGGCCGGCGTACTGGGGTTTTCCGCCATCAGTGGCAAGCAAGTGCACTACCTGCTGCCCCTGATGCCGGCCTGGGCGCTGCTGGTGGCCCGGGCCCTCAGCCAGCTGCCCGCCCCCCGCCCCGGGCTGGCCAGTTGCATGCTGGTGCTGGCGCCGTGGTTGCTGGCCGGCTCGGCCTTAGCCATCGGCCCGCTGCTCGGCTCGGCGGTCAAGGTGCCGGGCTGGTTGCGCGAGTTGTCGCCCTGGGCCGGCGCGGCCCTTGTCGCGGCGACCCTGGCGTGGCTGGTGCCGCTGCGGCGCAGGCCAGGGGCACTGAGCCTGGCGGCCCTGCCCTTGATGTTCCTGATCCTGCTGCATGGGTTGGTCATCAAGGCGATTGCCCCGCACTTCGCCCTGCTGCCGTTGACCGACCATCTGGAGGCCGCGCAACGCCAGGGCAAGGCCATTGCGCTGGCGGCGCAGTTTCGCGACCAGTACCCCTTTTCCCGACCGATGCCGCAGGTCATGACGCTGCTGCGCGAAGGCGAGGAAATCGCCTGGGCCCGCGCCAACCCACAAGGCCTGCTGGTGATCAATCACAAGCGCATCAGCGCCGAGCAACTGCAGGCGGCCCAGCGCTATCAACCGATACGCAGCGGCTACAGCGTGATCTGGTCGGCCCAGACACTGCTCGACACGCCCGGGCTGCTGGACAGCGAACTGCCGCTGAACGCCTTGAACATCGCCGACTGA
- a CDS encoding NAD-dependent epimerase, with the protein MPVLITGAAGFIGFHLARRLCQEGLEVVGIDNLNTYYSVELKHARLKQLAEWPNFRFVPLDIADQDALLRLFAAHHFTEVIHLAAQAGVRYSLDNPGVYGQSNLVGFLNMLEACRQHRPQHLVYASSSSVYGANAKLPFCVEDPVEQPVSLYAASKRANELMAHSYAHLYQIPMTGLRFFTVYGPWGRPDMALFKFTQAILEGRPIDLYNHGQMGRDFTYIDDIVESIRRLRVKPPQAGEGQPPCQLFNIGRGEPVELLGFVECLEDALGIKAQRNYLPFQPGDVHQTWADVSSLARWIDFSPSTSLEQGVRAFVGWYRDFYTGTRRATTTTTQEA; encoded by the coding sequence ATGCCCGTACTGATCACCGGCGCCGCCGGCTTCATCGGTTTCCACCTTGCCCGGCGCCTGTGCCAGGAGGGCCTGGAGGTGGTGGGCATCGACAACCTCAACACCTACTACAGCGTCGAGCTCAAGCACGCGCGCCTGAAGCAACTGGCCGAATGGCCGAACTTTCGTTTCGTGCCCCTCGACATCGCCGACCAGGACGCGCTGCTCCGGCTGTTCGCCGCGCACCATTTTACCGAGGTGATCCACCTGGCCGCCCAGGCTGGCGTGCGCTATTCGCTGGACAACCCCGGCGTATACGGCCAGTCGAACCTGGTGGGGTTTCTCAACATGCTCGAGGCCTGCCGCCAGCACCGGCCCCAGCATCTGGTGTACGCCTCCAGCAGTTCGGTCTACGGCGCCAACGCCAAGCTGCCGTTCTGCGTCGAAGACCCGGTGGAGCAGCCAGTCTCGTTGTATGCCGCGAGCAAGCGCGCCAACGAACTGATGGCCCACAGCTACGCGCACCTCTATCAGATCCCCATGACCGGCCTGCGCTTCTTCACCGTGTATGGCCCGTGGGGCCGCCCCGACATGGCGCTGTTCAAGTTCACCCAGGCCATCCTCGAAGGCCGGCCGATCGACCTCTACAACCACGGCCAGATGGGGCGGGATTTCACCTACATCGACGACATCGTCGAAAGCATCCGACGCCTGCGCGTCAAGCCGCCCCAGGCCGGTGAAGGGCAACCGCCTTGCCAGCTGTTCAACATTGGTCGCGGCGAACCGGTCGAGCTGCTGGGCTTCGTCGAATGCCTGGAGGACGCCCTGGGCATCAAGGCACAGCGCAACTACCTGCCGTTCCAGCCGGGTGACGTGCACCAGACCTGGGCCGATGTGTCTTCGCTGGCGCGCTGGATCGATTTTTCCCCGAGCACCTCGCTGGAACAGGGTGTGCGGGCATTCGTCGGCTGGTACCGGGATTTCTACACCGGTACCCGCCGCGCAACCACAACAACGACACAGGAAGCCTGA